One genomic region from Thermoleptolyngbya sichuanensis A183 encodes:
- the psaD gene encoding photosystem I reaction center subunit II PsaD: protein MTETLTGQTPKFGGSTGGLLSKADTEEKYAITWTSPKEQVFEMPTGGAAIMNQGENLLYLARKEQCLALGGQLRTKFKPRIEDYKIYRVYPNGEIQYLHPADGVFPEKVNQGRQQVGTVMRNIGSNPDPATVKFSGRNTFDP from the coding sequence ATGACAGAGACGCTTACTGGACAAACGCCCAAATTCGGCGGCAGCACCGGCGGCCTGCTGAGCAAAGCTGATACTGAAGAAAAATACGCCATCACGTGGACCAGCCCCAAAGAGCAGGTCTTTGAAATGCCCACGGGCGGCGCGGCCATTATGAACCAGGGTGAAAACCTGCTCTATCTGGCCCGCAAGGAGCAGTGCCTCGCGCTAGGTGGACAACTTCGCACGAAGTTCAAGCCCAGGATCGAGGACTACAAGATCTATCGTGTTTATCCCAACGGTGAGATCCAGTACCTCCATCCGGCCGATGGTGTGTTCCCCGAAAAGGTGAACCAAGGCCGCCAGCAGGTGGGTACGGTGATGCGGAACATTGGCAGCAACCCCGACCCTGCCACGGTCAAGTTCAGCGGACGGAATACCTTCGATCCCTAG
- a CDS encoding anthranilate synthase component I family protein: MILPDFQHFTELAAQGNFVPVYQEWVADLDTPVSAWFKVCAGQPYSFLLESVEGGDRVGRYSFVGCDPQWVLEARGSRTVQTHRDGAQVVFEGDPFEALSACLEPYHPVTLPQLPPGIGGLFGFWGYELIHWIEPRVPVFAAQEDDTPDGLWMQIDHLLVFDQVQRKIWAIAYADLRDPATDLQAAYEQAGDRVRQMVEKLQLPLAGKDTILEWTPPRKDAGAKADAGSLPPDYRSNTTKEQFCANVVKAKDYIRAGDIFQVVISQRLSTQYRGDSFSLYRSLRLINPSPYMAYFHFPTWQIIGSSPEVMVKAENGEGGRIATVRPIAGTRPRGKTPAEDHAFAEDLLQDPKEIAEHVMLVDLGRNDLGRVCSSGTVRVDELMVIERYSHVMHIVSNVVGCLAPGKTAWELLKACFPAGTVSGAPKIRAMEIIHELEGNRRGVYSGAYGYYDFEGQLNTAIAIRTMVVRNQPDGSSTVSVQAGAGLVADSDPEKEYQETLNKARGMLEAIRCLRQG; encoded by the coding sequence ATGATCCTCCCTGATTTTCAGCACTTCACCGAACTCGCCGCTCAGGGCAACTTTGTCCCGGTGTATCAGGAGTGGGTCGCCGATCTGGATACGCCCGTGTCGGCGTGGTTTAAGGTGTGTGCGGGGCAGCCCTACAGCTTCTTGCTAGAGTCGGTGGAAGGGGGCGATCGCGTCGGGCGCTATAGCTTTGTGGGCTGCGACCCGCAGTGGGTGCTGGAGGCGCGGGGGTCTCGTACTGTGCAAACCCATCGAGATGGCGCTCAGGTTGTCTTTGAGGGCGATCCGTTTGAAGCGCTGTCGGCCTGTCTGGAACCCTATCACCCAGTGACGCTGCCGCAGCTTCCGCCGGGCATTGGCGGGTTGTTTGGCTTTTGGGGCTACGAGCTAATCCACTGGATCGAGCCACGGGTGCCTGTGTTTGCTGCCCAGGAAGACGACACGCCGGACGGGCTGTGGATGCAGATCGATCACCTGCTGGTGTTTGACCAAGTGCAGCGCAAGATTTGGGCGATCGCCTATGCCGATTTGCGCGACCCGGCCACTGATTTGCAAGCGGCCTATGAGCAGGCGGGCGATCGCGTCCGGCAGATGGTAGAAAAGCTGCAACTGCCGCTGGCAGGCAAAGACACGATTTTGGAATGGACCCCACCGAGAAAAGACGCTGGCGCAAAGGCAGACGCAGGATCTTTGCCGCCCGACTACCGCAGCAACACGACGAAGGAGCAATTCTGCGCCAATGTGGTCAAAGCAAAGGACTACATCCGCGCGGGAGACATCTTCCAGGTGGTGATTTCCCAGCGGCTTTCGACGCAGTATCGTGGCGATTCCTTCTCGCTCTATCGCTCGCTGCGGCTGATCAACCCTTCGCCCTACATGGCCTATTTCCACTTCCCCACCTGGCAAATTATTGGTTCTAGCCCAGAGGTCATGGTGAAGGCAGAAAACGGCGAGGGTGGAAGAATTGCCACGGTGCGCCCCATCGCAGGAACCCGGCCGCGCGGCAAAACTCCCGCCGAAGATCATGCGTTTGCCGAAGATCTGCTGCAAGACCCGAAGGAAATTGCCGAACACGTCATGCTAGTAGACCTGGGGCGCAACGATCTGGGGCGCGTGTGCAGTAGCGGCACAGTGCGCGTGGATGAACTCATGGTGATCGAGCGCTATTCCCACGTCATGCATATCGTCAGCAACGTGGTAGGCTGCCTCGCGCCCGGAAAAACCGCGTGGGAACTGCTGAAGGCTTGCTTTCCGGCGGGCACCGTCAGCGGCGCACCCAAGATTCGCGCAATGGAAATTATCCATGAACTGGAGGGCAACCGTCGCGGGGTCTACTCCGGAGCCTACGGCTATTATGACTTTGAGGGGCAACTGAATACGGCGATCGCCATCCGCACAATGGTTGTTCGCAATCAGCCCGACGGCTCCTCGACCGTCAGCGTGCAGGCAGGCGCAGGCCTCGTCGCCGACTCTGACCCCGAAAAGGAATATCAAGAAACCCTGAACAAGGCGCGGGGAATGCTAGAGGCAATCCGCTGCTTGCGACAGGGCTAG
- a CDS encoding DoxX family protein: protein MNIIQRATGLLSAVLRPNLTPNYPSQLAWTVLRVIAGVVMIHNGLDKLSDIPSFAEAYVKVIGLPFPIFFSYLAAYTELLASPLVALGLFTRPAALGLFSTMLVAMYHHVKVAGLSIPYLELSTLYAAVFLFFTINGAGLFSVDALLSGWLTAMWGGTPAKSIADLENAYQLSETASGK from the coding sequence ATGAATATAATCCAGCGTGCCACCGGGCTATTGTCCGCCGTCCTTCGTCCAAACCTCACGCCGAACTATCCCTCACAACTTGCCTGGACAGTGCTTCGTGTGATTGCTGGTGTGGTGATGATCCATAACGGACTCGATAAGCTGTCCGACATTCCCAGCTTCGCAGAAGCCTATGTCAAGGTGATTGGGCTGCCATTCCCGATTTTCTTCAGCTACCTTGCCGCCTACACCGAACTGCTGGCATCGCCGCTGGTGGCCTTGGGCCTGTTCACTCGCCCTGCTGCGCTCGGTCTGTTCTCGACGATGCTGGTTGCCATGTATCACCATGTCAAGGTGGCAGGCCTAAGCATTCCCTACCTGGAACTCTCGACGCTCTATGCAGCCGTGTTCCTGTTCTTCACTATCAACGGTGCGGGGCTGTTTTCGGTGGATGCGTTGCTGTCGGGCTGGCTGACGGCAATGTGGGGCGGCACTCCGGCCAAGTCCATTGCAGACCTAGAAAATGCGTACCAGCTTTCTGAAACGGCCTCTGGAAAATAA
- a CDS encoding rhomboid family intramembrane serine protease: MVPLNDENPTRITPYVTYGLIIANVLVFLYEISLSQPELERFLQTWAVVPRQLTASFGGGAGVESLTPVPEWVTLFTSQFLHGGFLHLAGNMLYLWIFGNNIEDKLGHGKFLIFYLACGALAALCQWFVASGSEIPSLGASGAIAGVMGAYILRFPKARILTLVPLGIILIPFRIPALLFLGFWFVMQAFSGLASLSVTTAAETGGIAYWAHAGGFVFGMILGPLLGLFSDGTREFR, encoded by the coding sequence GTGGTTCCCTTAAACGACGAAAATCCAACCCGAATCACCCCCTATGTCACCTACGGGTTGATTATTGCGAACGTTCTGGTCTTTTTGTATGAGATTTCGCTGTCGCAGCCAGAGCTAGAGCGGTTTCTACAAACTTGGGCAGTGGTGCCTCGCCAGCTTACGGCAAGTTTTGGAGGTGGCGCAGGGGTGGAATCTCTTACCCCGGTTCCAGAATGGGTGACGCTGTTTACCTCCCAGTTTCTCCACGGCGGCTTTTTGCACCTGGCGGGCAATATGCTCTACTTGTGGATCTTCGGTAATAACATTGAAGACAAGCTGGGGCATGGCAAGTTCTTGATTTTTTATCTGGCCTGCGGGGCGCTGGCGGCGTTGTGCCAATGGTTTGTTGCGTCGGGATCAGAGATTCCCTCGCTGGGCGCGAGTGGGGCGATCGCCGGAGTGATGGGAGCATACATCTTGAGATTTCCTAAGGCGCGAATTCTAACGCTGGTGCCCCTAGGGATTATCTTGATTCCCTTCCGAATCCCGGCACTGCTGTTCCTGGGCTTTTGGTTTGTGATGCAGGCGTTCTCTGGTCTGGCCAGCCTAAGTGTGACCACGGCGGCGGAAACGGGCGGCATTGCCTACTGGGCCCACGCGGGCGGCTTTGTTTTTGGCATGATTTTGGGGCCGCTGCTGGGGCTGTTTAGTGATGGCACTCGCGAGTTTCGTTGA
- a CDS encoding GGDEF domain-containing protein, translating into MKPLKQLVSIEERAIAPPSPTDLLLRRAVQAIASYFHVECLLWTSLEGEPGESRVYGSPGAGAMLHDVEVQPAGVEPAAPHPADCDADSDTEQPAQDEGAIACYVPRNFPAWLIDQLDAPRLTQLETGDLIVPILAQAFDVDGFTPETYSGTRGNLQLLLQVRRSPQDSILSDPAQDADLSSTAAIAPPLGDSADVNPLKGWTAHDVSLIKRLANELGLTYSSLLWREKFERSQRQIALMGRIAHLLNSGLETDDILQQIAAELGQGLMGDRCLVMRLQATGVAPVAHWERSQVVLPALEHLERSEVWQPVIDTFLDGGASYLTVRPDASSSSLQHWLQQMGATSALLIPILIQSDFFGAICLLDYFKVRWYALDEVQTVRQVGDHTAIALASAQHHHDSHRQTAALRLQVMVPQTPLRDSLTQLLNAEAFDQELQQLSRPALWTVQPPFSLIICDIDYFKLINETYGYSVGDQILSQLAQRLRRQLRQGTLAYRYGGEEFAIILPRTSLTAALDVAERLLNAIHGHPFDTSAGPVSVTVSFGVAQQDPRGDRNARSVLQRAEKALQDAKRQGRDCAKGLEFGLGA; encoded by the coding sequence GTGAAACCCTTAAAACAACTGGTCAGCATTGAGGAGCGGGCGATCGCTCCCCCAAGCCCCACCGATTTGCTGCTGCGAAGGGCCGTTCAGGCGATTGCCTCCTACTTCCATGTCGAGTGTTTACTGTGGACATCTCTAGAGGGCGAACCGGGTGAGTCTCGCGTGTATGGTTCACCGGGGGCAGGGGCCATGCTCCATGATGTGGAGGTTCAGCCTGCTGGGGTAGAGCCTGCTGCCCCTCATCCCGCCGATTGTGATGCTGATTCTGACACTGAGCAGCCCGCGCAGGATGAGGGGGCGATCGCCTGCTATGTGCCGAGGAACTTTCCAGCATGGCTGATTGACCAACTCGACGCGCCCCGGCTGACCCAGCTAGAGACAGGCGACCTGATCGTGCCCATTTTGGCGCAGGCGTTTGATGTGGATGGATTCACCCCAGAAACCTACAGCGGGACTCGCGGCAATCTGCAACTGCTGCTGCAAGTCCGGCGATCGCCCCAAGACTCGATCCTGTCTGACCCAGCCCAAGACGCAGACCTGAGCAGCACTGCTGCGATCGCCCCACCGCTGGGAGACTCTGCCGATGTCAATCCACTGAAGGGCTGGACGGCTCACGACGTTAGCTTGATCAAGCGGCTGGCCAATGAGCTTGGGTTGACATACAGTTCGCTGCTGTGGCGAGAAAAGTTTGAGCGATCGCAGCGACAGATCGCCCTGATGGGCCGGATTGCCCATCTGCTGAATTCTGGTTTGGAAACAGATGACATTTTGCAGCAAATTGCTGCTGAGTTGGGACAGGGGCTAATGGGCGATCGCTGCTTGGTGATGCGGCTCCAGGCGACAGGCGTTGCGCCAGTGGCTCACTGGGAGCGATCGCAAGTGGTGTTGCCTGCGCTAGAACATCTGGAGCGCAGCGAGGTCTGGCAGCCCGTAATCGACACCTTCCTAGACGGCGGAGCGTCTTACTTGACCGTGCGCCCCGATGCCTCCTCCAGCAGTCTGCAACACTGGCTGCAACAGATGGGCGCAACGTCTGCGCTGCTGATCCCAATCCTGATCCAGTCCGATTTCTTTGGGGCCATCTGCCTGCTGGATTACTTCAAAGTCCGGTGGTATGCGCTGGACGAGGTGCAAACCGTGCGGCAGGTGGGCGACCATACGGCGATCGCCCTCGCCAGCGCCCAGCACCACCACGATTCCCATCGGCAAACTGCGGCGCTGCGGCTGCAAGTCATGGTTCCCCAAACGCCCCTGCGCGATTCGCTGACGCAGTTGCTCAACGCCGAAGCCTTTGATCAGGAGCTTCAACAATTGAGTCGGCCAGCGCTGTGGACGGTGCAGCCGCCCTTTAGCCTGATCATTTGCGATATCGACTATTTCAAGCTGATTAACGAGACCTATGGCTACAGCGTCGGCGACCAAATTTTGAGCCAGCTTGCTCAGCGCCTGCGTCGCCAGTTGCGCCAGGGCACGCTGGCCTATCGCTACGGCGGCGAAGAATTTGCCATTATCCTGCCGCGCACCTCGCTGACCGCCGCGCTAGACGTGGCCGAGCGTCTGCTGAATGCGATTCATGGCCACCCGTTTGACACATCGGCGGGGCCGGTTTCGGTCACCGTTAGTTTTGGTGTGGCGCAGCAAGATCCCAGGGGCGATCGCAACGCCCGCAGCGTGCTGCAACGCGCCGAGAAAGCCTTACAAGATGCAAAACGTCAGGGCCGTGACTGTGCCAAAGGGCTGGAATTTGGGCTGGGTGCTTGA
- a CDS encoding DUF3318 domain-containing protein encodes MTSYATASARADLSELRRLKSLLPPELRSWVTIEASPGVNPPLITSEEIGKDQVEVQVDLAKWDALALDQRNLLFWHEVARIQNDTIPKDGWEMAALAIGLGGAVGELWVQDGLLLLLALGLCGVSGWRLYARNNGEKTLREAIEADEKAIALATRFGYSLPNAYKSLGSALKILVEQSKNKKERRRYELRLDALKKSAAKAKARSKGEAY; translated from the coding sequence ATGACCTCTTACGCAACTGCTTCTGCCAGAGCCGATTTAAGCGAACTGCGCCGACTGAAATCGCTGCTGCCGCCTGAGTTGCGGAGCTGGGTAACGATCGAAGCGTCGCCTGGAGTCAATCCGCCGCTGATCACTAGCGAGGAGATTGGCAAAGATCAGGTCGAGGTTCAAGTCGATCTGGCGAAGTGGGATGCGCTGGCGCTAGATCAGCGGAACCTGCTGTTCTGGCATGAGGTGGCCCGCATCCAAAACGACACTATTCCTAAGGATGGCTGGGAAATGGCGGCTTTGGCCATCGGCCTGGGTGGTGCGGTCGGCGAGCTGTGGGTTCAAGATGGGCTGCTGTTGCTGCTGGCGCTAGGGCTGTGCGGCGTGTCGGGCTGGCGGCTCTATGCCCGCAACAATGGCGAGAAGACGCTGCGAGAGGCAATTGAAGCGGATGAAAAGGCGATCGCCCTGGCGACGCGCTTTGGCTATTCTCTGCCCAATGCCTACAAGAGCCTAGGCAGTGCGCTCAAGATTTTGGTGGAGCAAAGCAAGAACAAAAAGGAGCGCCGTCGCTATGAACTGCGTCTAGACGCGCTGAAGAAGAGTGCTGCTAAGGCAAAAGCTCGCTCGAAGGGAGAAGCGTATTAA
- a CDS encoding HesB/IscA family protein yields the protein MTTQAPQSQQRGILMTDAALQHVLQLREKQGKDLCLRVGVRQGGCSGMSYMMDFEDPNNIQPTDEVFDYDGFKVVCDPKSMLYLYGLVLDYSDAMIGGGFQFTNPNANQTCGCGKSFS from the coding sequence ATGACCACTCAAGCACCACAATCCCAACAGCGCGGTATCTTGATGACCGACGCAGCGCTTCAGCATGTGCTGCAACTGCGCGAAAAGCAGGGCAAGGATCTTTGTCTGCGGGTGGGCGTGCGTCAGGGCGGCTGCTCTGGCATGTCCTACATGATGGATTTTGAAGATCCCAACAACATCCAGCCCACCGACGAAGTGTTTGACTATGACGGGTTTAAGGTCGTTTGCGACCCCAAGAGTATGCTGTATCTCTACGGACTGGTGCTGGACTATAGCGACGCGATGATTGGCGGCGGCTTCCAGTTCACCAATCCCAACGCCAATCAAACCTGCGGCTGTGGGAAGTCGTTCTCCTAA
- a CDS encoding tetratricopeptide repeat protein encodes MTELTVEELFEQGVQRYQAGESPEALIPLFKEVCDRSPKSSAAWTCLSWLYLLDSKPTPAQKAAQKAVKLNPQDPQARVNLAIAMLETASKGVREHVEIAGQIVAIAPELKEEVEGNFKEGLSRRPEWKSLKRVQSWLFEG; translated from the coding sequence ATGACCGAACTGACCGTCGAAGAATTGTTTGAGCAGGGGGTGCAGCGCTATCAGGCCGGTGAAAGCCCAGAAGCTCTGATTCCGCTGTTTAAGGAAGTGTGCGATCGCTCGCCCAAGAGTAGCGCCGCTTGGACCTGCCTCTCGTGGCTATACCTGCTGGACAGCAAGCCCACGCCTGCCCAGAAGGCTGCTCAAAAAGCCGTCAAGCTAAACCCCCAAGACCCACAGGCGCGAGTTAATCTGGCGATCGCCATGCTGGAAACCGCCAGCAAGGGCGTGCGAGAGCATGTGGAAATCGCAGGGCAAATCGTGGCGATCGCCCCCGAACTCAAAGAAGAAGTCGAAGGCAACTTTAAAGAAGGGTTAAGCCGCCGCCCCGAATGGAAGAGCCTAAAGCGCGTCCAGTCGTGGTTGTTCGAGGGCTGA
- a CDS encoding DUF6930 domain-containing protein: MTPLTPSTRRRLQKLPQLSSVWEGDRRTLMPEIAETLDADDMQGDCILWVDGVEEVVRAMDVVPNETGSEAIVRTLLRAMENPHSGSARPGRPQRILVRDRELQFFLRGVLQGLDIAVEYVAELPIIDEIFYGLQDAARQRPPSLPPDYARAVLRAAAEIWQDAPWENLDEEKIFAVELNYGDVGALYISILGLMGMEFGVLMYRSIESLKQFRQQVLAAEDSPRDLQQAFLQQDCLFLTFDPTDEDFLDNGDDPELHPEELAELRLEALGEMSEMIPTFGNLHPLEGMRSVLYDEEAIAVLLTLQALHKFFGQHLDRLSPETFPALTKSYRLPDPKNPKAKVSVKVSTLPDLAAELAEMSGSDPSDYMNYLNSLGVLEDDSEPVPILLDDLVPKDAMYSLGAIPTTLIETLRLRVSHHQPGPAPLPAKASEFPVIMIQTSRPKANELLAEIQAFGGVKGISFNPGEDPSSQSRYDLAILHTNDGKMHLLGEFRDRDPVHLAARRKWDQRCKKTKGQCGLVVAMGLTGKSRGNPALQHMLGFFEARSLSSEEVGLGTLQLLPGPFDEL, encoded by the coding sequence ATGACACCATTGACTCCATCCACTCGGCGACGGCTGCAAAAATTGCCCCAGCTTTCTAGCGTGTGGGAGGGCGATCGCCGGACGCTGATGCCAGAGATTGCCGAAACCCTTGATGCCGACGATATGCAAGGGGACTGCATTCTTTGGGTGGATGGGGTGGAAGAAGTCGTGCGGGCAATGGATGTTGTCCCCAACGAAACTGGCTCGGAAGCCATCGTGCGAACCCTGCTGCGAGCGATGGAAAATCCCCACAGCGGTAGCGCTCGACCCGGAAGACCCCAGCGCATTTTGGTGCGCGATCGCGAGCTTCAGTTTTTTCTGCGCGGCGTGCTGCAAGGCCTAGATATCGCCGTGGAATATGTCGCTGAGTTGCCGATTATCGACGAAATCTTCTACGGCTTGCAGGATGCCGCCCGCCAGCGCCCGCCGTCGCTGCCCCCGGACTATGCCCGTGCTGTGCTAAGAGCAGCAGCAGAAATCTGGCAGGATGCCCCGTGGGAAAACCTAGATGAGGAGAAGATTTTTGCGGTCGAGCTAAACTACGGCGATGTGGGCGCGCTCTACATTTCCATCTTGGGGCTGATGGGCATGGAGTTTGGCGTGTTGATGTATCGCTCTATTGAATCGCTCAAACAGTTTCGCCAGCAGGTGCTTGCTGCCGAAGATTCGCCCCGAGACTTGCAGCAGGCCTTTTTGCAGCAGGACTGCCTTTTTCTAACCTTTGACCCAACAGACGAGGATTTTTTGGACAACGGGGATGACCCCGAGTTGCACCCGGAAGAGCTGGCAGAGTTGCGCCTGGAAGCGTTGGGGGAGATGAGCGAAATGATTCCGACCTTCGGCAATCTGCACCCGCTGGAGGGAATGCGGTCGGTGCTGTACGACGAAGAGGCGATCGCCGTTTTGCTCACCCTCCAAGCACTCCACAAGTTTTTTGGGCAGCACCTCGATCGACTCAGCCCAGAAACCTTTCCGGCGTTGACCAAGAGCTATCGTCTGCCCGATCCCAAAAATCCCAAAGCAAAAGTATCCGTCAAAGTGTCTACCTTGCCCGATCTAGCCGCAGAACTGGCGGAAATGTCGGGCAGTGACCCTTCCGACTATATGAACTATCTCAACTCGCTAGGGGTCTTGGAGGATGATTCGGAGCCAGTGCCCATCTTGCTAGACGACCTAGTGCCCAAAGATGCGATGTACAGTCTGGGGGCAATCCCAACTACGCTGATTGAAACCCTGCGCCTGAGGGTGTCCCATCACCAGCCTGGCCCCGCCCCACTCCCTGCCAAAGCCAGCGAGTTTCCCGTTATCATGATCCAAACTTCGCGCCCCAAGGCAAATGAACTGCTGGCGGAAATTCAAGCGTTTGGCGGCGTGAAAGGCATTTCCTTCAACCCTGGCGAAGACCCCTCCAGCCAGAGCCGCTACGACCTCGCCATTTTGCACACCAACGACGGCAAGATGCATTTGCTGGGCGAGTTTCGCGATAGAGACCCGGTTCACCTCGCAGCGCGGCGCAAGTGGGATCAGCGCTGCAAAAAGACCAAGGGACAGTGTGGGCTGGTCGTGGCAATGGGGCTGACAGGCAAGTCTCGCGGCAACCCGGCTTTGCAACACATGCTGGGCTTTTTTGAAGCGCGATCGCTCTCCTCCGAAGAAGTTGGGCTGGGGACGCTCCAGCTTCTACCAGGACCATTTGACGAGCTTTAG